The following coding sequences are from one Canis lupus baileyi chromosome 19, mCanLup2.hap1, whole genome shotgun sequence window:
- the SELENOK gene encoding selenoprotein K isoform X2, which translates to MVYISNGQVLDSRSQSPWRLSLITDFFWGIAEFVVLFFKTLLQQDVKKRRGYGNSSDSRYDDGRGPPGNPPRRMGRINHLRGPSPPPMAGGUGR; encoded by the exons GGCAAGTGTTGGACAGCCGGAGTCAGTCCCCATGGAGATTATCTTTGATAACAGACTTCTTCTGGGGAATAGCAGAGTTCGTGGTTTTGTT ttttaaaacTCTGCTTCAGCAAGatgtgaaaaagagaagaggcTATGGAAACTCCTCTGATTCCAGATATGATGATGGAAGAGG gcCACCAGGAAACCCTCCCAGAAGAATGGGTCGAATTAATCATCTACGTGGCCCTAGTCCTCCTCCAATGGCTGGTGGATGAGGAAGGTAA
- the SELENOK gene encoding selenoprotein K isoform X1, producing the protein MVYISNGQVLDSRSQSPWRLSLITDFFWGIAEFVVLFFKTLLQQDVKKRRGYGNSSDSRYDDGRGPPGNPPRRMGRINHLRGPSPPPMAGGUGR; encoded by the exons GGCAAGTGTTGGACAGCCGGAGTCAGTCCCCATGGAGATTATCTTTGATAACAGACTTCTTCTGGGGAATAGCAGAGTTCGTGGTTTTGTT ttttaaaacTCTGCTTCAGCAAGatgtgaaaaagagaagaggcTATGGAAACTCCTCTGATTCCAGATATGATGATGGAAGAGG gcCACCAGGAAACCCTCCCAGAAGAATGGGTCGAATTAATCATCTACGTGGCCCTAGTCCTCCTCCAATGGCTGGTGGATGAGGAAG GTAA